ACATCCCTGCCGCCCCGACCTAACGTGAAACCAAATGGTTTCATATCGCACGCACGAGGTGTCTCTCGATGACGATGAGGTGGACCGATTGTTCCGGGCGCTGGCCGATGCCACGCGCCGGGACATCGTCCGTCGCACGCTCACTGACGAGTCCTCCATCTCCGACCTCGCCCACCACTACGACATGTCGTTCGCGGCGGTCCGGAAACACGTCAACGTCCTCGAGGAGGCCGGACTGGTGACCGACGACCGCCACGGACGCGAACGCCGGATCCGGGGCAATCCCGAGGCGATCCGCAGGGCCCAGCGCCTGCTGGACGGCTACGAGCGCCTCTGGAGGGGGCGCATCGACCGACTCGACGCCCTGTTCGCCGACGACTGACCCGGCCTGACCCGACCCCACCCGCACAAGCCCGAACCCGAACCCAATACCGACACCGACACCGACACGACACCGAACCCAGCACCATCCGCAGACCGCCGCAACGAAAGAGGCCGATCATGCCAGTGACATCCGTGGACAAGGACCTCGAGGGGTTGACGATGACCATCGTCGCCGACTTCCCCGTGACGGTCCGCCGGCTCTGGGACGCGTATGTGGACCCGCGCCAGCTGGAGAGGTTCTGGGGGCCGCCGGAGTGGCCGGCCACGTTCACCCGGCACGACATCTACCCCGGCGGCCGGTCGGAGTACTACATGACCGGGCCGGACGGGAGCAGGAGCGGTGGCTACTGGGAGCACCTGGCGGTGGACGAGGGCAACTCGTTCGAGATCCTGGACGGCTTCACCCACGAGGACGGTCGCCCCAACACCGAGCTGCCCACCATGCGCGCGACCTTCGCGTTCGAGGAGACCGACTCCGGGGCCCGCCTGACCACCACGACGTACTTCAACAGCCTCGACGAGCTGGAGAAGCTCCTGGCAATGGGCGTGGAGGAGGGCACCCGGTCCGCGATGGCCCAGATCGACGACGTACTCGCCGACCTGCGCTCCTTCGCCGCCGACCGCGCGACCGCCGCGCAGCTCCTCAGCGACACGCAGGTCCGGATCAGCAGGGTCCTGCGCGGGACGCCGCAGCAGATCTGGGACGCGCACCACGACCCGGCGCTCCTCCGACTGTGGAGCTTCGGACCGGACGGCTGGTCGATGACCGTCTGCGAGCCGGCCGCGGCACCGGGCGAGAGGCACCGCTACGAGTTCTCACCCGAGCAGGGCGTGGAGGGAGAGACCTTCGCCCTCACCGGCGAGCTCCTGGAGTCCGATCCCCCGTACCGGGAGGTCTTCACCGAGACGATGGAGGGGGTCGACGGCCCACCCACGCACAACGAGCAGACCCTCACCCCGGTCGAGGGCGGGACCCTGGTCTCCCTCGTCGTCACGTACGCCGACAAGGAGATGCGCGACATCATCCTGGGCACGGGCATGACGGACGGCATGGAGGCGGGCTACCGGCGGCTGGAATCGGAGGTCCTGTCCCGGGCCTGAGCGGCCACCGGATCGCATCCCCACACCACCAGCGCACACCGGGAGGACCCACATGCGCCCACTCATCATCACGGCCTTCATGTCGCTCGACGGGGTCATGGAGGCTCCCGGCGGCGAGGAGGGCTATCGCAACGCCGGTTGGACGTACAAGGACGTGGCCTACGACGAGGCCGCGTACGAGATCAAGGGCCGCGAGCAGGACCAGGCCACCGCGCTGCTGCTCGGTCGACGGAGCTACGAGGCGTTCTCACCGATCTGGCCGGAGATGACCGAGGACTTCGCCCGGTACAACGAGCTCCCGAAGTACGTGGTGTCCTCCACCCTGACCGCCGACGATCTCGTGGACAACTGGGGACCGACGACCATCCTGCGCTCGGTCGACGAGGTGGCCCGGCTCAAGGAGACCGAGGGCGGCCCGATCCTCGTCCACGGCAGCGCGACGCTGGGGCACGCCCTGTCCGACGCGGGCCTGGTCGACCGGTATCACCTGCTGGTGTTCCCGGTGCTGCTCGGCGCGGGGAAGCGACTGTTCAGCGCGGCCGACGTCGATGCCACCGCACTCGTCCTCACCGAGCACGAGGCCTACGGCAACGGCGTCCAGAAGATGGTCTTCGATGTCGCCCCTCCGGAGGCGACCTGACGATCGGCCCTGCAGGGGCCACCTGACGATCAGCCCAGCGGGGACGGTCGCCCGGCGGTTCCGGCTACTCGCGGTCCTCGAGCGCGGTGACCCGCGGGTCCGGGTCGGTGGTCGCGGCCTTGTCGGCGAACACCCGCTCGACCGCCAGGACTATCACCACCACGACGACGCCGACGGCGGCCGCGGCCAGGACCATCGGCCAGTCGGAGCCGGGGGCCAGCACGTCGGCCTCCTCGGTCTGCCAGGGCCACAGCGCCCGCAACGAGCCGAGCATCAGGCCCGCCATGGCGATCAACGTGGGCTTGCGGAAATCCTCGAGCAACCGGTCGAGCACCTTGACGAACAGCGAGATACCGAGGAGCGCGCCGAGCGCGAACACCCCGAGGTAGGCGAAGTTCCGGTCGTCGACGGCGCCGAGTGTCGGCGCGTAGAGCCCCATCGCGAGCAACAGGTACGACCCCGACACCCCGGGCAGGACCAGCGCGCAGATGGCCACCGCCGCGGCCACGAACACCAGCAGGTAGGACGGATCGCTGATCGACCCGCTCGGCAACCCCGACAGCACCAACGCCAGCGCCGCGCCGCCGGCGAAGATCAGCCCCAGCACCCAGTTCCGTCCGCCGGGTGTCGCCCGTGCCATCCCGAGCGGTACGGCGATACTCGCCGCGACCATCCCCAGGAACAGTCCCCGCGCGATCTCCGGGCTGCCCTCGACGAATCCCTTCATCACGCCGGCCATGGTGAAGACCATCGCCAGCATGCCCACCGCGAGCGGCAGCAGGAGCCACCAGTCCACGTGCCGGAAGGCCGCAGCCGTACGCGCCCGGCGCTCCGGGCCCAGGGCGGCCGACCGCATCCCGTCCACCACGTGCGCGCCGGAGTCCAGCAGTCGCGGGTACACGCCCGTCACCAGCGCCACCGTGCCCCCGGAGACGCCGGGCACGAGCTCGGCCATGCCGATCAGCGCGCCGCGGAGACCGTTGCCGAGCACCCCGAGCGGCCCCGGAGGGGCGGGGACCGGCGAGCGCGGATCCAGATCGGAGTCCGCGACGGGGTCGTGGTGAACCGACTCCGCCGCCGCGCCGGGGGGCGTTTCTCCCGGTTCCGGAGTGGACGCAGGCCGTGGTGACTCGACAGACATCCCTCTACTTTCCCCGACGACACGCCCCTACGCCCAGTCACCACCCCGCCCACGGGCTATTCCTGTGACCAACCCGTCACGTCGCGGCCGACTAGAATCGTCCGGACCGGGGCGACGATCCGGGGTTTTCGACCGGTCGACGAAGGGAGCGCGTCATGCCGATGCACTACCCGCCGCTCGACGACGGCACCTACCGCTATGGCGATCCACCCCGGCCCCTGCCCTCCCCGGTCCCGGGGCCCGAGTCGACGGGGCCCGAGTCGACGGGGCCCGGGTCAGGGAGTGGGTCGGGGAGCGAGGCGGCCGGACCAGCGTCCGGGCGCGAGAACACCTGGCCGCACCCACCCGGCACTCACCTCCAGCCCGGGCCGCCCCCGCCGGACGGCCGACCCGGCCAGGGCACGCCACCGGAGGACGACCCTCGGAACGACCGCAGGAGCGGCAGGACTGCAGCCGCGGCGATCGTCGGGGGGTTGGCCCTCGTCGTCGTGGTGGTCCTGGGTTTCGCGCTGTTCGGCCCCGGCGCCGACTCCGGCCGCGGCCCCACCGACCAGCTGCGCGGGCCGCTCCCACCCCAGGCCGCCCCGCCCGCCGAGCGCCCGCCGGGGGCGTTGTTCACCGTCGAGGGCCGCTTCACCGTGATGTCGTCCCCGGGCGAGCCGGTCTCGGGCGACGGATCCGGCTGCGACCTGCCGGTCACCCTCTCCGACATCGGCGAGGGCACGCGGATCACGCTCACCGAGGGCGTGTACACCACCCTCGGCAGCACGGTCCTCGCCTACGACGGGGGCGACCTCTCCTCCTGCACCTTCACCTTCGACTTCGGTGAGATCCCCTCGGGCGCACCGTTCTACCTGATCGAGATCCCCGGCCGGGGGCAGCTCACCTACACCGAGGACGAGCTCCGCGCGGGAGTGGACATCACCCTCGGCCGGTGAGCCGGCCGGGCCCTCCGCACCCGAACCCGAACCCGAACCCAAACCCGGCGAACCGTTGACCCCGTGAACCGTTGACCCCGTGAACCGGGCTCCGTACACTCCCAGGTGCCAACCGGACGCTTGTCCAGAAACGCTGATCCCGGGAGCCGCCGTGAACCGCCCGCCCGTCCTCGCCCGAGCCGCAGGCGCCATCGCGCTCGCCACGGTCACCGCCCTCGGCGGTGTGGTCGCCCCACCGACGGTCTCCGCGGCCACCGTCGAATCGCCGTACGTGAACCCTGCCGAGGGCCTGCGCAACGTCCTCTGGGTGGGCAACAACTGGGAGGGCACCGCCGACGCGGTACACCCGGACGGCGACTTCCATCGGATCGCCCGGATCAACATCATCCCGGACCGCAACGAGCGCCTGGTGGAGATCCACCGCGACCCCGCCCGCCTCGCCCTCTACTACGGCATCCGCCAGATGGTCGGCGAGGGCCACGACCAGTACGTCGACGACATGTACTCGACCAAGGACGGCCGGAACCTCATCGTGTCCCGGCCGAGCTTCGCCGATGTGGTCTCGATCGACATCGTCACCGGTGAGATCGCCTGGCGCTTCCCGGTCCAGGGGTTCCGTTCGGACCACATGGCGGTGAGCCCCGACGGATCTCAGGTCGCCGTGAGTGCCTCGACCGCCAAACTGGTGCACGTCCTCGACACCGCGACGGGCCGCGAGATCGGCACCTTCCCCTCGGGCGACAACGCCCACGAGAACACCTACATCAAGGGCGGCACGCAAATCGTCAACGAGTCGATCGGCAACGTCTGGACGCCGCTCGACCAACCGTGGGCCGACGTCACCAAGGGCGAGCGGGTGTTGCAGTTCGTCGACGCCGAGACGCTGCAGGTCATCAAGCGCGTCGATCTGCGCGCCCGGCTCGCCGAGGCCGGCCGTCCCGAGCTGAGCATCGGGGTGCGGCCGATGACCTTCTCCCCGGACTACCGCTTCATGTACTTCCAGGTCTCGTTCTTCCACGGCTTCATCGAGTACGACATCGACGCCGACGAGATCACCCGGATCGTGGACCTGCCCATCACACCCGCCGGCGACGTGCCCCGCGAGGCCCATCTGCTGGACTCCGGACACCACGGGATCTCCATGAACCCCCAGGGCACCAAGATCTGCGTCGCGGGCACGATGAGCGACTACGCCACGGTGGTCGACCGGGACACCATGCAGCACGGGCCGCTGGTCTCGACCGGGCTCAAGTCCTATTGGGTCACCACCGACCTCACCGGGGAACACTGCTTCGTGTCCTGGGCCAAGAGCGACAAGGTGAGCGTCCTGTCCTTCGAGACCGGTGAAGAGGTGGCCCAGATCCCCGTCGGGTACCACCCCCAACGCATGCGTATCGGCGTGGCACCGCAGGACTGGAGCGGCAACCCGGTTCCGCTCCCCGCCCCGGGAAGCCCCCTCCCCGTGTTCTCCTGACCGCCGGGACCGGCGCCGGCCGCTATCCTGGGGCACCGGCGGACGCCGACGGTAGGTGAGCAGGTTGGAGGCGCGGAGGTGGTCAGAACTTCAGGGAAGGACGCCGACGACGCCTCCTCCCGAGCCGCGGACGTCGAGCGCCTCGTCTCGGACATCGACCTCGCGCCGTATCTCGGCCGGGTCGCCGACCCCACTGCGACCCCGCTGACCGACCCCGTCCCGGTCTCCGCGGACACTCCCCCGCTGCTCGCGTTACGCGACCTCGTCGCCGACCCGCGCTTCGTCGACATGTTCGCCCGCGCCCTGCGTGAGGCAGACCCGGATTTCCGCGAGTTGTTCCCCCGCGACGCCTCCGGGGTGCTCGGCAGGTTCGTCCGCGCCATGACGTGGGCGCTCGAGACCGTCGAGAACGCCCGCGGAGACGAGGCCAAGGTCGCGGAGGTGGTGGAGTTCGCCCGTCATCTGGGTGCCGACCACCGCAAACTCGAACTCTCCCCCCGCCACCACGAGCGATTCGGCGAGGCCATGACCGACACCCTGCGCCACCTGGCCGGCCGCGGTTGGGACGACCGGCTGGCCACCACCCTGGGCACCACGTACCGGGTGCTCTCGACTGCTCTTCAACAGGGTGCGGCCGCAGCTCAGGGGCCCGCGAGGGTCGGTGCGACCGTCGTGGAGGTGCTCCGGCCGACCCGCGACGTGGTGGTGGTCAGGCTGATCTCCGACGTGATGGTGGACTACCACCCGGGCCAGTACCTGAGCGTCCTGACCCCGTACACCCCGGGCGTGTGGCGCCGGCTGAGTCCCTCGATCCCGGCCAACCCGGCGGGCCAGATCGAGTTCCACGTCCGCGACGTCCCCGGCGGGGCGCTCAGCGGGTCCCTGGTCCGGGGCGTCGGCGTGGGCGACCGGTGGGTCCTGGCCAGGCCGCTCGGGCTGCTCGAGGTGGACCGCACCGAACCCGTCCGGGATGTGCTGATGGTGGCCGGCGGCACCGGCATCGCCCCGCTGCGCTGCCTGCTGTTGGACATGATGCGGCACGGCTTCAACCCACGCGTGCACCTGTTCTACGGCGCGCGTCACCCCGGCGACCTCTACGACCTGCCGACGCTCGTCGACCTGGCCGCCACCGCGCCGTGGCTCACCATCCAACCGGTCTCCGAGCAGGACGCCGACCCGTGGTGGGCCGGCCCACGACAGGAGCTGCCCCGGACCCTGCACCGGAGGCAGACCGGGACGCTGGTCGACGTGGTCACCGGTTGGGGTTCGTGGGCGGACCGCCAGGTCCTGGTGTCCGGGTCACCGGAGATGCTGCGCGCGACCGTCAACGGCATGGTCGCCGTGGGCACCCCGCGGGAGAACATCCGCTACGACCGGCCCTGACCCGCTGCCGTGCCGGCTCCGGGATCAGGACTCCTCGGCGTCCCCCTCGGCACGGTCGCCGGCGTCATCATCGTCCACGGAGGCATCGTCCGCGGAGTCATCGCCTGCGGCTGCACCCTCCTCGACCCCACCGGCGCCCGGGTCCGCCGGCGGCGCGGGGGGCGTGGTCACGGTCGTGGGAGCCGTGGGCGGGGTCGGGCTCGCAGGCGTGGTCGCCGGGGTGGTCGGGCTGGGTGTGGTCGGGCTGGGTGTGGGCGCCTCACAGGGCTGGAAGACGCGGCGGAACTGATCCGGCACGCCAAGCTGCTCCAGCTGCTCCCGGCACACCTCGGATGACGGCTCGGCCAGGAACTCCCAGGTGTCCTCTCGCCACGAGAGCAGCTCGAGATCGCCGTCCTCGCCGCTGACCAGCAGGAACCGCCCGTCACACTCGCGCACGGTCGTGTCGTCGCCCAGCTCTTCGGCCACGAACTCCGGGGAACAGCGCTCGGCGACTCCGGGCGGGCCGGTCGTGGTGGGTGTGGTCGGTCTCGGCGTGGTGCGCGGTGTCGAGGTCGTCGTGGCCGTGGTGGTCGTGGGTACGGTCACGGGGTCGCGATCGTCTCGGCCCGAGTTGACCAACCACACGATCAACCCGGCCACCAGCACCACCGCCAGCAGTATCGCGACGATCATCCACGGGGTCGGACTCCCGCCGCGCCCGCTGCCGTCCCAGCCGTCGTCGCCACCGTCGACCGGGGGAGGGACATCTCCCGGCGGAGGCACGTGGGCCTGCGGGGGAACGTCGCCGGTCGGGTAGCCGCCGGTGGGGCTACTGCCCGTGGGTGCCGCCATCGCGGGGCCGGCGGGGTACTGCGACCACGCGGTACCGGTCCCTTCGCCCTCCACCGGTGGGAGGTGCTCGGTCGGCGGATCAGCGGGCGGGATCTGTTGGGTCGGCGGGTCCGCGGACGGGTTCGGCTCGGTGGGCGGGTCCGCTGACGGCATCTGCTCCGTCGGCGGGTCCGCTGACGGGTTCGGCTCGGTCGGCGGGTCGACCTCGCGCCCGCCGCCACCGTTGCCGGCGTCCCTACCGGCACCGCTGCCGTCGCGCGGCCCGGTCACCGTACGACCTCCGCGGCCCGGTCCTCGGTGATCCTGCCGTTCGCGAGCACGGGGATCTTCTTCCGGATGTCGGTCACCTCGTCGTCGTCGATCTCGAACAACACCAACCCCGCTCCGGGGCCCGCCTCGTCGCGCACGGTCCCGTCCGGTCCCACGAGCATGGAGTGGCCGATGCCGGTCGGGGCGCCACTCTTGACCTGCACACCTTCGGCCTCGGGGTCGGCCTGGCCGACAGCGACCAGGAACGTGGTGGCGTCGAGCGCGCGAGCCCGGGACAGCAGTCGCCACTGGTCGACCTTGCCGGGGCCCGACCCCCACGACGCGCTGCACAGGGTGACGCGGGCGCCGGCGGCCGCGAGTGCACGGAACTGACCGGGGAAACGGATGTCGTAGCAGACGCTCAGCCCGATCCCCACGCCGTCGACGGTCACCACGCGCGTGGCGTCTCCGGGCTCGACGGTGTCGGACTCGGCGAACCCGAACGCGTCGAACAGGTGGATCTTGTCGTAGCCCAGGTGGAGGTCCCCAGCGTCTGCGCCGTCCCCGCCGGCCCCACCGTCCGCGCCGCCCCCACCGTCCGAGCTACCCCCGGCGGGGCCGGTGACCAGGAGTGTGTTGCGCACGCGGCCGCCCTCGCCGGGCGTGAACATGCCGACGACGACGAGGACCCCGTGTGCCCGAGCGATCTCGGCCACCGCGGTCGCCCACGGGCCGTCGAGGGGCTCGGCGATCTCGTCCAGCCGGCCGGCCCCGAAAGCCCGCATGGTGGCCTCGGGCAGCACCACGATCCGGGCCCCACGGGTGGCGGCCTCGGCCACGGAGTCGCGGACCAGCCGGAGATTGTCGGCGGGATCGCGTCCGGACAGGATCTGGGCTGCGGCGATGCGCACGGCGGTCCTCCTGGGGCTCTCGGGGTCGGGCGGCCTCCGGCCGGGTGCTCGTCCCCCGACGCTACCCGCGCCGGAGCGCCAAGGCCGCGCGCGGTGCGGACCGCCGGACCGCCCGGGCACCCCGTTCCCAGAGCACCCACACGAGCAGGCCGACGGCTATCGACGCGGCGAACGACAGCCACACGTGGCCGGCGTCGCGGATCGGCGGGTAGACGAGGAAGTGGGTGAGGTAGATGAACAGCGACGCCGCGGCGAGCGGGGTGATCACCCGGACCACCGGGCGCGGCAGGCGGACCGACGGGATCCAGATCAGGGCGAGCAGTCCGGCCGTGATCACGACCTCGCGCCCCGGGTCACCGAACCACCCCGGCGCACACAGCAGCGCGACCACCGAACACGCGATGCGGAGCCACACCGCGTGCGCGGGAGAATCGGAGCGGCCGGGCGCGGCGGATCGCGCGATGACCCAGCCCAACCCGAACAGCCACAGCACTGCCGGCGCCGAGTACCAGACCTGAGGGCCGCCACCCAGGTCGATCAGCCCGAACCTCACGGTGAGCCCGGCTGCGACGAACGCGGCCGGCAGCGCCAGCGGCCACCGGCGGTCGAGGCGGCTCACCGCGGGCACGGCCATGAGCGCCGCCACGAGCAGCAGCCCGTAGACCACCGCCTCGATGAACCACATCTGCCACGGGTTCCACCAGCGGTCCTCCCACCACGACCGCGGCCCGAACAGGTTGGTGGCCAACAGTGGCGAGTACCAGTGATAACGGCTGGTCAGTGGCGTGACGATCAACAGCCAGAGCACCGCCGGCACCGCGATCCGCCCGGCCGTGCGCAGGACCCCGCGGGCGCGGTCGCGGGCGTCCGTGGCGTGGAGTCGGAACCGCGCCAACGAATAGCCGGCCAGGGCCACCAGGACGTGGGCGCCGCCGATGATCGCGATGGCCCGCGTGTGGGAACCGACTATCGCGAGGATGAACAGCGCGCGCAGCACGATGGAGGTGTCCACCCGCGCCCATGCCCGCCACGGCGCCCACCACCGGGCCACGGTGGGAACGCAGGCGCGGGCCAGTTCGTCGAGCTCCCCGACCGGACACAGGTGCCAGTCCCGCGGCAGGCCCGGCACCCGCTCCTCGAGCTTCGTGGACAGCACCACGTAGGTCAGCGAGTCGCCACCGAGGTCGACGAAGGTCGCATCGGGGTCGAGCTCGCGGGCGTCCAGGCCGAGGGCGTGCGCGATGAGCTCACCGGGCGACCCGGCGGCGTCGTCGGCCACCGCCCGGTTCCTCGCGGCGACGAGCTCGCGCAGCGCCATCTGGTCGATCTTCCCCGCCGGGGTGCGCGGCGGTTCGTCCACGACGAGGACCTCGACAGCTGAGGCTGGCAACCCCGATGAGGAGGCGGCTCCCGCTCGTGCGTCCTGCGTCCGATCGGCGTCCCTGGTCACCACCACCAGTCGATCCGGCTCGCCCACACACCACGCGTCCACTCCGCGGTCGGCCAGCGCGGCCTCGACGCGCCCGAGGTCGATCCGGTGGCCGAAGATCTTGGCCTCGCGCCCCATGCGGCCCACGATCTCCACGAGGCCGTCGTCGGCGATCCGCGCGAGGTCCCCGGTGCGCAACTCTGTCAGTTCGGGGCCGCGGGCGAGGTCGGCCGAGTCGCGGGCGTAGCCCATCATCACGTTGGGACCGGTGTAGACGAGCTCACCCGGGGCATCGGGATCGGAGCCGTCGGACTCCGAGGAGTCGGGATCCGAACTGTTCGGCCTGTCCACCCGGAATGCACCGCCGGGGATCGCGACGCCGATCGCCCCGGCCCGGCTGCGCGCGAGGTGTGGTGGCAGGTAGCCCATGCGGGCGGTGGCCTCGGTCTGGCCGTACATCACCACGAGCTCGGCGCCCCTGGCCTCGAGCCGCTCCGCGAGCGAGCGCACCTTCTCCGGGGCCAGTCGGCCGCCGGCCTGGGTGAGGTAGCGCAGGCGGGTGAGGTGGTCCAGCCGGTCCAGCCCCACCCGTTCGAGCAGTTCCACCGTGTGCGGGACGGCGGCGAAGGTCGTCACGCCGTGGGCGCCGGCGCGCTCCCAGAACTCGGGGGTCGCCACGGAGTCCTCGTTGAGCACCACGGAGGCGCCCACGAGAAGGTGACTGTGGATCACCGACAGGCCGTAACAGTAGTGCGGCGGGAGGGTGGTGATCGCGCGGTCGCCGGGCACGATGCGCAGGTACTCGGCGATCGCCGCGGCGTTGGACAGCACCGCCTGACGCGACTGGCGGACGAGCTTGGGCGACCCGGTGGAGCCCGAGGTACTGAGCAGCAGGGCGAGGTCGGGGTGGAGCTCGTGGCGCGGCGGGGTGTGGTGCGAGGAGCTCGGGATCGCCTCTCCCGCACCCGCCACGACGTCCGGGGTCCACGAGTCCACGAGGCTTCGCGTGGCCGGGCTCTCCGGCGGTAGGAGCAGGATCGCGTGACCTGCTTCGTGCGCGGCGAGATAGTCGACCAGGAAGTCGCAGGTGTTGCCCGCGACGAGGCCGATCATCCGCCGCCCCGATGCCACCGCCGGGTATTCGGTCGCCCGGTCGTAGACGCGAAGGGCGAGGTCGGTGTAGGTGAGTGTGGTGTCGTCGTCGATCACGGCCACGGCCCGGCCGCGGGCCGCGAGGGCCCTCGCGAGTCCCCCGACCTGCCCGGTATGCCCTACCTGCGTGATCGTCACCCGACCACTGTAAAAGGTAAGGCTATCCTAGGACAATTCGACGTGTGCTCGGATGCGGCCCTCGCGGGGCCCGGTCGTGGCCCGGGCCCCGCGACCGACTACGCGGAGGAGCCCGCGAAGAGCGACCTCAGGGCGGTACCGATCGTCCCGAAGACCCCCGAGACCGAGCCGGTGCCCGGCTCCTGCGGATCGGTGGGCTCCTCCGGATCACCCGGGTCGCCGTCACCGGCGAGGTCGAGGCCCACGAGGACGGGGTCGTGGTCGGACGCACGGTAGGCGTCAGGCGCGTAGATCGCGTCCTGGGCGTCCTTCTTGAACTCCATGGTGTAGTCGATCAGGTCCGGCTCATCGGCGTTGTTGGTCCACACGGCGACGTCGGTGACGTGTTCGGCGAGCCCGGCGCTGGCCAGGGCGTGGTCGAGGTAGCCGAGCTGTCCGTCGAAGACATAGGTGTACGCCTCGGGGCCGACGTGCTGGCGGATCACGTCCACGTAGCCGGCCTCGTTCAGGGCGAGGATCGGGTCCTCCTTCGCGTACGCGTTGAGGTCACCGATCACCAGCGAGTGGCCCGAGGCCGACAGCCGCGGGTGGTCGCCGAGCCAGTCCGCGAGCGCCCGGGCGGCATTGGTCCGCACACCGTTGCAGTTGCCCTGGCCGTTCGGGTCCTCCGGGTCGCCGAGATCAGCGCAGGCCGAGCCCTTGGACTTGAGGTGGTTGACCACCACGGTCACGTCCTCACCGGAGGTCTTGTCGGTGAACACCTGGGCCAGGGCCGGTCGGTTCTTGCTGGTGACGAACCGGGGGTCGACGGTCTCGTCCAGGACCTCGACGGCGCCGTCTGGGCTCACCGCGG
This Dietzia psychralcaliphila DNA region includes the following protein-coding sequences:
- a CDS encoding AMP-binding protein, which codes for MTITQVGHTGQVGGLARALAARGRAVAVIDDDTTLTYTDLALRVYDRATEYPAVASGRRMIGLVAGNTCDFLVDYLAAHEAGHAILLLPPESPATRSLVDSWTPDVVAGAGEAIPSSSHHTPPRHELHPDLALLLSTSGSTGSPKLVRQSRQAVLSNAAAIAEYLRIVPGDRAITTLPPHYCYGLSVIHSHLLVGASVVLNEDSVATPEFWERAGAHGVTTFAAVPHTVELLERVGLDRLDHLTRLRYLTQAGGRLAPEKVRSLAERLEARGAELVVMYGQTEATARMGYLPPHLARSRAGAIGVAIPGGAFRVDRPNSSDPDSSESDGSDPDAPGELVYTGPNVMMGYARDSADLARGPELTELRTGDLARIADDGLVEIVGRMGREAKIFGHRIDLGRVEAALADRGVDAWCVGEPDRLVVVTRDADRTQDARAGAASSSGLPASAVEVLVVDEPPRTPAGKIDQMALRELVAARNRAVADDAAGSPGELIAHALGLDARELDPDATFVDLGGDSLTYVVLSTKLEERVPGLPRDWHLCPVGELDELARACVPTVARWWAPWRAWARVDTSIVLRALFILAIVGSHTRAIAIIGGAHVLVALAGYSLARFRLHATDARDRARGVLRTAGRIAVPAVLWLLIVTPLTSRYHWYSPLLATNLFGPRSWWEDRWWNPWQMWFIEAVVYGLLLVAALMAVPAVSRLDRRWPLALPAAFVAAGLTVRFGLIDLGGGPQVWYSAPAVLWLFGLGWVIARSAAPGRSDSPAHAVWLRIACSVVALLCAPGWFGDPGREVVITAGLLALIWIPSVRLPRPVVRVITPLAAASLFIYLTHFLVYPPIRDAGHVWLSFAASIAVGLLVWVLWERGARAVRRSAPRAALALRRG